CGGCGCCTCGCGGTACAGCCGCGCCATGCCCCACTCCTCGACGTAACCGTTGCCGCCCAGGCACTCCAGCGCCTCGGCGGTGGTGACGGGCGCCCGCTTGCAGACGAGGTACTTGCCGACGGGCAGCCCGATGCGGAGCAGCTCGGACTCGCCCGCGTCGACCGCCGCGGCGAGCCGCAGCAGGAGCGTCGTCGCCGCCTCGGACTCGACGACGAGGTCGGCGAGCACGTTGCGCATCAGCGGTTGGTCGGCGAGCGCCGAGCCGAACACGGTGCGGTGGCGGGCGTAGTGCGCCGCCCGGACCACCGCCTGGCGCATCACCGAGGCGGAGCCTGCGATGCAGTCGAGTCGGGTGGCAGCGACCATCTCGATGATCGTGCGTACGCCGCGGCCCTCCTCGCCGAGCCGCGCCGCGTGCGCGGCGTCGAACTCGACCTCGCTCGACGCGTTCGACCGGTTGCCGAGCTTGTCCTTCAACCGCTGGATGTGGAAGGCGTTGCGGCCGCCGTCCGGCAGCACCCGGGGGAGGACGAAGCAGGTGAGCCCACCGGGCGCCTGGGCGAGGACGAGGAAGACGTCCGACATCGGTGCGGAGCAGAACCACTTGTGCCCGGTGAGGACGTACTCGCCCGCATTGCCCGCGGGCTCCGCGCGCGTGGTGTTCGCGCGTACGTCCGACCCGCCCTGCTTCTCCGTCATGCCCATGCCGGCGAGTGCGCCGGCCTTGCCGTGCGCCGGCGTGAGGCCGGGCTCGTAGCGACCGGACGTCAGCAGCGGTTCCCACGTGGCGGCCAGCGCGGGGTCGACGCGCAGCGCGGGAACCGCCGCGTGGGTCATGGAGACGGGGCACAGGTGACCCTGCTCGACCTGTGACCACAGGTAGAAGCCGGCGGCGCGCGCGACGTGCGCGCCGGCACGCGGCTCGGCCCACGGCCCGCCGGCCAGCCCCCAGCCGACGGCGCGGTCGAGCAGCCGGTGCCACGACGGGTGGAACTCGACCTCGTCGACGCGCGCGCCGCCGCGGTCGTGGGTGCGGAGCTCGGGCGGATGAGTGTTCGCGAGGTCGCCCCAGTCCTGCGCCTCGGCGCTGCCGGTGGCCCTGCCGATCTCGGTGAGCCGGTCGCCCGCCCACCCTGCGCCGTATGCCCCGACCCCCGCGGCGAGGGTCGGGTCGGCGGCGAACGCGTCGTAGTCGTCCGGCGGTGGTACCTGGTTGAGCGGTGCCGTCGACATGCGGTCTCCTCGTGGTCGGCGGGCCGTGGTCGGCGATCCCGACCCGCACGCCGTACCTTAGAGCCCATGGCGACGGCCACCGGTCAACGTCGTGGGATTCGAGCGCTCGTGACCCGCTCACTGGCGCGCCTGTGGGGTGCGCCGTGGTTCCGTCCCGTCCGCCACGCCGGCCTCATCGTCAGGCGCACGGTCGTCGCGCTGTTCCGCTACCGCGTCACCGGCCTCGCGGCCGAGGCGGCCTTCTGGGCGCTGATGTCGCTGCCGCCGCTGGTCCTCGGGCTCATCGGCATGCTCGGCCACTTCCGCAGCTGGCTCGGACCCGACACGCTCAACGCGATCAGGGAATGGATCCTGCACGGCTCCGCCGTCGTGCTGACCGACCGCACCGTCGACGTCGTCGTCGCCCCGATCGTCGACGACGTGTTCCGTGGCGGTTCGGCCGACATCATCTCGATCGGCTTCCTGATCTCCCTCTGGTCCGGCTCGCGCGCGCTCAACGTGTACGTCGACACGATCACGATCGCGTACGGCCTCGCCGGCCACCGCGGGATCGTCAGGACCCGAGCCCTGTCGTTCGCCCTCTACGTCGTCGGGCTCGGGATCGGGCTCGTCGTGCTCCCGCTGCTCGTCGCCGGTCCCACCCTCGTCGAGCAGGCGATCCCGGAGAGCGCTCGCTGGGTGAACATCTTCTACTGGCCCGTCGTCGTGCTGTTCAGCGTGGCGTTCCTCGCGTCGCTGTACTCGATCAGCGTCCCGGTGCGCACGGCGTGGTGGCGCGACCTGCCCGGCTCCGTCGTCGCGATCGTCATCTGGGTCACGGGCAGCTTCTTCCTCCGCGAATACCTCGGCGCCTCGTTCTCCGGCTCGACGATCTACGGGTCGCTCGCCGCCCCCGTCGCCGTGCTCGCGTGGCTCTACCTCACGGCCCTGGCGATCCTCATCGGCGCCTCGCTCAACGCCGAGATCGACAGGGAGTGGCCGTCGCCGAGCACCGCGCAGGCACGCGGCAACGGCCTGCCCGGCCGGCCCGGCGTGAACGTCGACGCGAAATTGCTGTGACACCGGCAGCCGGGGGATCTAGTGTCTGCCTCGAGCAGATACGGCGTACGAGGAGGTGGTGGAAATGGCGGTCTCGTCCCACGTACTGCACGTTCCCGACCACCGGGTCGTGCGACGGTGACAGGCGTCCGGCCCTCCGTCGCCTGTGCCCGTCCTGCCGGAAAGGCACCTTCTCATGTCAGCTCCCACGTTCAGCTCGCTCGGCTGGGACGCCGAGCGAGCGGCGGCGTTCGCCGCCCTCGATGACGACTCACTGACACCGGCCCGGGTCACCAGGGTCGACCGCGGCGGCTGCGACCTGCTGACCGCCGACGGCCCCTGGCGCGCCACGTACGGATCCGGCGTCCTCACCACCCTGCCCTGCACCGGCGACTGGATCGGCGCGCGACGCTGGCCCGATGACCGCGTGACCATCGAGGTCGTGCTCGAGCGACGCACGCTCGTCCAACGTGTCGTGGTCACCCCCGGGCAGTCGGCCAGCCAGCCGCTCGTCGCCAACGTCGACGTCGTCCTGATCGCGGAGGGCGCGGTCCCCGACCCCGATCTCGGCCGGCTCGAACGGCTGCTCGCGGTCGCCTGGGAGAGCGGCGCCGCCCCGGTCATCCTGCTCACCAAGGCCGACCTCGCCGGCGACGCGATCGACGTACTCGTCGACGACGTCGTCGCCATCGCGCCCGGTGCGCCCGTCCACGCGGTGAGTTCCGTCACCGGCGACGGTCTCGAAGGCGTCCGCGAGCACCTCGGCCCGGGACGGACGGCCGCGCTGCTCGGCGCCTCCGGCGTCGGGAAGTCGACACTCGTGAACGCACTCGCCGGCGTCACGGTCATGGCCACGCGCATGCTGCGGGCCGACGGCAAGGGCAGGCACACGACGGTGACCCGCGAGCTGATCCCGCTGCCCGACGGCACGGTGCTCGTCGACACCCCTGGACTGCGCAGCATCGGCCTCAACGTCGCCAGGGAGAACGTCGGCCGCGTCTTCGCGGACATCGAGGAGCTGGCGTCCCGATGCCGGTTCGGTGACTGCACCCACGAGGTCGAGCCCGACTGCGCCGTGCGCGCCGCGCTCGACGCGGGCGAGCTGGCCGAACGCCGCATGCGCAGCTGGCGCAAGCTGCAACGCGAGGCGCTGTACCAGCAGGCAAGGGTCGACCAGCGCCTCCGGGCCGAGCGCCGCAAGGAGCAACTGCGCCGCGGACGCGAGGCGCGAGACGCCAGGGGCCGCGCCCGTCGCTGAATGCGCGGCTGCCCAGGTGCCGCCTTCCGCAGGCGCACCACGAGGTACAGACTGTGCGCATGCAGTTCCGTGACCGAGCGGATGCGGGAAGGCAGCTGGGACTCGCGGTGGAGCTGTACCGCGACACCCGGCCCGTCGTCGTCGGACTCGTGCGCGGAGGTGTGGTCGTCGCCGCCGAGGTGGCGCGCGCGCTCGATGTCCCGGTCTACGCGACCCTCGTGCGCAAGCTCGGTCATCCCTGTTATCCCGAGCTCGGACTCGGCGCCATCGCAGAGGACGGCGTCCCCGTCTGGAACGAGCCGGTGCTCGGCCAGGCACCGAGCACCGAGTCCGCCAGGTACGGCATCCTCGCGCGCGAACGAGCCGAGATGAAGCGCCGGCTGGCGTGCTTCACGTCGGGGCTGCTGCCGGACTCCCTCGACGGCCGCACCGTGCTGCTCGTCGACGACGGCCTGGCGACGGGCGGGTCGGCCCGCGCCGCGGTCGGCTTCGTACGGCGGCGCAGGCCGGCGAAGCTCGTGCTGACCGTCCCCGTCGGGTCTCCCGACGCGGTACACCTGCTGCGCGACGTGGTCGACGACCTCATCACCCTCGTGACCCCGGCCGATTTCGAGTCCGTCGGGCGCTGGTACGACAGTTTCGAGCAGTGTGACGACGCCGGCGTGTTCGCTGCGTTAGGGCATGATCACGGACTGCGGTCGCGCTGAATTCATTCGGAACCGGCGTGTTGATCGCGGCGTCCCACGCTTCGTATCGTCGAACCTCACACACCGGGGGAGACACAAAAGTGCGTGACCTACAGCTGCTGATGTCCGCGAGCGCTCGCTGGAGCGATTCTGCCGCATGCAGCACCGTATCGGCCGACCTGTTCTTCGACAGCGAGGGCGAGACGCGAGAAGGACGCGAAATCCGTGAACGGGCCGCGAAGGCGGTCTGCGCCGGCTGTCCGGCTCTCGCCGTCTGCCTCGACTTCGCCGTCGACCGTCCCGGCCTGCACGGCCTGTGGGGCGGCATGAACGGCCGTGAGCGTGCGGCAGAGCGCCGGCGCCGGTCGAGATCGGTCGCGGCGGCCTAGACCTCCCCGGCGGGCAAACCACAACAGACCCGGCGCATCGGCGCGTGGATTCGAACCCGCGCCGGTGCGCCTCCAAACGTGCCGCGACGCCCTGTGCCACTGTGACCTCGAGGTTCCTCGCGAACAGGGGAGCGACCGTGGCCGAGATCGTTTGTCCGCACTGTCATGCGACGGTGCCAAGAGACGGTGCCTTCTGCCCGCGGTGCAGGAGCTTCATCGGGTCCGGCGTCGCCGCTGAGGGCGCCTCGCGACGGACCGTCGAGCCCGCGGCCGTCACGGGGCGCCGCGC
This genomic interval from Streptosporangiales bacterium contains the following:
- a CDS encoding DNA alkylation response protein, which codes for MSTAPLNQVPPPDDYDAFAADPTLAAGVGAYGAGWAGDRLTEIGRATGSAEAQDWGDLANTHPPELRTHDRGGARVDEVEFHPSWHRLLDRAVGWGLAGGPWAEPRAGAHVARAAGFYLWSQVEQGHLCPVSMTHAAVPALRVDPALAATWEPLLTSGRYEPGLTPAHGKAGALAGMGMTEKQGGSDVRANTTRAEPAGNAGEYVLTGHKWFCSAPMSDVFLVLAQAPGGLTCFVLPRVLPDGGRNAFHIQRLKDKLGNRSNASSEVEFDAAHAARLGEEGRGVRTIIEMVAATRLDCIAGSASVMRQAVVRAAHYARHRTVFGSALADQPLMRNVLADLVVESEAATTLLLRLAAAVDAGESELLRIGLPVGKYLVCKRAPVTTAEALECLGGNGYVEEWGMARLYREAPLNSIWEGSGSVNALDLLRALRDRSTLDALLIEIGSARGADARLDKAVTDLLTDLADLAGVEARARRLAERTALVLTGSLLVRHGDPAVADAFCATRLGGDWGHTFGTLPRGVDTEAIIARAATP
- a CDS encoding YihY/virulence factor BrkB family protein — its product is MATATGQRRGIRALVTRSLARLWGAPWFRPVRHAGLIVRRTVVALFRYRVTGLAAEAAFWALMSLPPLVLGLIGMLGHFRSWLGPDTLNAIREWILHGSAVVLTDRTVDVVVAPIVDDVFRGGSADIISIGFLISLWSGSRALNVYVDTITIAYGLAGHRGIVRTRALSFALYVVGLGIGLVVLPLLVAGPTLVEQAIPESARWVNIFYWPVVVLFSVAFLASLYSISVPVRTAWWRDLPGSVVAIVIWVTGSFFLREYLGASFSGSTIYGSLAAPVAVLAWLYLTALAILIGASLNAEIDREWPSPSTAQARGNGLPGRPGVNVDAKLL
- the rsgA gene encoding ribosome small subunit-dependent GTPase A, encoding MSAPTFSSLGWDAERAAAFAALDDDSLTPARVTRVDRGGCDLLTADGPWRATYGSGVLTTLPCTGDWIGARRWPDDRVTIEVVLERRTLVQRVVVTPGQSASQPLVANVDVVLIAEGAVPDPDLGRLERLLAVAWESGAAPVILLTKADLAGDAIDVLVDDVVAIAPGAPVHAVSSVTGDGLEGVREHLGPGRTAALLGASGVGKSTLVNALAGVTVMATRMLRADGKGRHTTVTRELIPLPDGTVLVDTPGLRSIGLNVARENVGRVFADIEELASRCRFGDCTHEVEPDCAVRAALDAGELAERRMRSWRKLQREALYQQARVDQRLRAERRKEQLRRGREARDARGRARR
- a CDS encoding phosphoribosyltransferase; the encoded protein is MQFRDRADAGRQLGLAVELYRDTRPVVVGLVRGGVVVAAEVARALDVPVYATLVRKLGHPCYPELGLGAIAEDGVPVWNEPVLGQAPSTESARYGILARERAEMKRRLACFTSGLLPDSLDGRTVLLVDDGLATGGSARAAVGFVRRRRPAKLVLTVPVGSPDAVHLLRDVVDDLITLVTPADFESVGRWYDSFEQCDDAGVFAALGHDHGLRSR
- a CDS encoding WhiB family transcriptional regulator — its product is MSASARWSDSAACSTVSADLFFDSEGETREGREIRERAAKAVCAGCPALAVCLDFAVDRPGLHGLWGGMNGRERAAERRRRSRSVAAA